One window from the genome of Anopheles merus strain MAF chromosome 3R, AmerM5.1, whole genome shotgun sequence encodes:
- the LOC121595513 gene encoding myosin-VIIa-like isoform X2 — protein sequence MDTKEQLGEWVWIQPKQKHEFELPYAGRVLRTHEGRTLVANDDGEEFWVKDAEIIKPMHVTSQKTVHDMITLGDLQEYAILRNLIVRYRQKQIYTYTGSMLVAINPYEILPIYTYAEINLYRDRKLGELPPHIFAIGDSAYQEMKREQRDQCIVISGESGAGKTESTKLILQYLAATSGKHSWIEQQIIESNPILEAFGNAKTMRNDNSSRFGKYIDVHFTAEGAIGGARIEQYLLEKSRIVRQNRGERNYHIFYSMLAGLSKDERRALDLEDAPKAYAYLTSGQTLLCEGRNDAKEFADVRSAMTVLAFDDEEIRSILRLLAAILHMGNVKYKATVVQNIDAVEISDTVNVGRVAVLLGVSKAQLLSALTRRTILAHGERVVSQLSKDQALEARDAFVKAIYGKLFITIVDKINRAIYKPSGRGKLSIGVLDIFGFEQFEVNSFEQLCINYANENLQQFFVKHIFKMEQAEYAREGINWTTIDFIDNQEILDMIGMKSLNLMSLIDEETRFPKGTDLTMLSKLHTTHGTKSVYVKPKYDKDAAFGIQHFAGVVFYRVDGFLEKNRDSFSADLKELVTKSTNDYLVALFGTDDSLDTTKRSITLSLQFRNSLDSLMRTLSSCHPYFIRCIKPNDIKRPKIIDKALCVRQLRYSGMMETAKIRKAGYAVRHTYREFVQRYRHLVPGIGPAHKVDCVQAAKDICAKVLVTIPDDYQFGMTKVFLKESHDYLLESERSRVYLHYVVLIQRALRKVLFWRYLRRYRQAAITIQKHWRARGYRAEYLIMRNGYRRLQSVIKSRTQTYAFGRLREAIVQLQAQCRGYLTRRNLRDRITYRARRMHEIIALQRTEELQFRKSGNARWQEDAEHNYWLRVDELNKEMAEPPPPPPAPPTMVVVQPQPSINVEEDNKIVDDVFGFLEGTTSPEPVPKRKPSLAGADQPEGTDQQQQQQTVSYREDLSDYNFSKFAATYFANNASYQFSKRKLKSSLLDLYSTADVISAQALWITILRFMGDMADAKYEDESDDSKLKPVMQRVTVTLGRNFAKTKDFQAFQETLSEHDRKMIHRTLKKKSKIPAELKSIVENTEEITDYQEFLNSRSNNLDKLHFIIGHGILNKNLRDEIYCQICKQLTNNPTATSHAKGWILLSLCVGCFPPSERFEKYLRSFIRDGPELYAPYCELRLDRTLKNGTRRQPPSLLELQATKTKRPISVGVILMDGSKRTLETDSATTAGELCEKVSELVGLKDCFGFSIFITMQDKVLSLQSGREFLMDAISNCEQYAKEQGQSERAADWKIFFRKELFAPWHDPAIDPIATELIYAQIVRGLNLGELVSNSDKDLAMLAALQYYAEYGSEISTKTLQERLKDFLPKSVLRAETTPRWMQMIESAFKKSRCVKEFLQRGVAKEDIVLFAKITWGMMFSRFFEAVQCSGPSLAAASVIIAVNWSGVYFVDEQEQVLVELSYPEVVHISCEEDGETEVGTLYIGTIQGEEFSFKTFDAKVVAELVNFLLDGLKKRSIYAIVVQSYKSDTTDDTVLTLLKGDLITLGQGFTGESLMAEEATWGYGESNGKSGYFPTESIYILPTILPPSGVVLNFYKKENAIKSKKHAGPIYNTIQRKKMHTLQQFASNHFRAPIAIVSSSTSITSVRRTTVEELWKHTRDPMKAPLLERLQNDRAKCDTAVMIFTLILKYMGDLPKSREPIDVAKIFTPAMSDDLLRDEVYCQMMRQLTENKIQISEERGWDLLWLATGVMLPSQPLQKELFLFLRTRKHPIAIDCLQRLQKTIKLGARKYPPYIVEVEAIRYRTVEIYHKVYFPDDTDEAFQIESCTKTKDLIQTITRRLELKSCEGFSLFIKVMDKVLSVPEDYFVFDFIYELLEWLRETHPSRTNDNRIQCEYQLFFMKKLWLAVVPGRDRNADEIFHFHQEVPKVLQGYYQLTKEQVVDLAAYIFWAQYEVSDLALLSKSFHDFLPVLIAKDAERLQKLDHWKRDIVAKIDSVKGITVSEAKLAFLKIMQQFPMFGSTFFVVNQATDQNLPAMLLIAINRTGFHLIDPHTKEVLQSYSYTELNFWSSGNTYFHVKFGSLMGSTKLLLETKQGYKMDELLASYIRHFKAQAQRN from the exons ATGGATACTAAAGAGCAGCTT GGCGAATGGGTCTGGATTCAGCCCAAGCAGAAGCATGAGTTCGAGCTGCCGTACGCGGGCCGCGTGCTTCGTACGCACGAGGGCCGCACGCTGGTGGCGAACGACGATGGGGAAGAGTTCTGGGTGAAGGACGCCGAG ATAATCAAACCGATGCACGTGACGTCACAGAAGACCGTGCACGACATGATAACGCTCGGCGACCTCCAGGAGTACGCCATACTGCGTAATCTCATCGTTCGCTACCGGCAGAAGCAGATTTAT ACGTACACGGGCAGCATGCTGGTTGCGATAAACCCGTACGAGATACTGCCGATCTATACCTACGCCGAGATCAATCTGTATCGCGACCGTAAGCTGGGCGAGTTGCCACCGCACATCTTCGCGATCGGGGACAGTGCGTACCAGGAGATGAAGCGCGAGCAGCGCGATCAGTGCATCGTGATCAGTGGCGAGTCGGGCGCTGGGAAGACGGAAAGCACCAAGCTGATCCTGCAGTATCTGGCCGCCACGAGCGGGAAGCATTCGTGGATCGAGCAGCAGATCATCGAGTCGAACCCGATCCTGGAAGCGTTCGGGAATGCGAAAACGATGCGCAACGATAATTCGTCCCGGTTTGGCAAGTACATCGATGTGCACTTTACGGCGGAGGGCGCGATTGGAGGGGCTCGGATTGAGCAGTACCTGTTGGAGAAGTCACGCATTGTGCGGCAGAATAGGGGCGAGCGGAACTATCACATCTTTTACTCGATGCTGGCGGGGCTGTCGAAGGATGAACGGAGGGCGCTCGATTTGGAGGATGCGCCGAAGGCGTACGCTTATCTTACCAGTGGGCAGACGTTGCTTTGTGAGGGCCGGAACGATGCGAAAGAGTTTGCCGATGTGCGGTCGGCGATGACGGTGCTGGCGTTCGATGATGAGGAGATTCGGTCGATACTGCGCCTGCTGGCGGCCATCCTGCACATGGGCAACGTGAAGTATAAGGCGACGGTGGTGCAGAACATTGATGCGGTGGAGATTAGTGATACGGTGAATGTGGGCCGGGTGGCGGTGCTGCTCGGTGTGTCCAAGGCGCAGCTGCTGAGTGCACTGACGCGCCGGACGATCCTGGCACATGGAGAGCGGGTAGTGTCGCAGCTTTCGAAGGATCAGGCACTGGAGGCGAGGGATGCGTTTGTGAAGGCGATCTACGGGAAGCTGTTCATCACGATCGTGGACAAGATCAACCGGGCGATCTACAAGCCGTCGGGCAGGGGTAAGCTGTCGATCGGTGTGCTGGACATCTTCGGGTTCGAGCAGTTCGAGGTGAACAGCTTCGAGCAGCTGTGCATCAACTATGCGAACGAGAACTTGCAGCAGTTCTTCGTGAAGCACATCTTCAAG ATGGAGCAAGCGGAGTACGCACGGGAAGGCATCAACTGGACCACGATCGACTTTATCGACAATCAGGAAATTCTGGACATGATCGGCATGAAGTCGCTCAACCTTATGTCGCTGATCGACGAAGAGACGCGCTTCCCGAAGGGCACCGATCTGACCATGCTCTCGAAGCTACACACAACGCACGGCACGAAATCGGTCTACGTGAAACCGAAGTATGATAAGGACGCAGCGTTCGGCATACAGCACTTTGCGGGCGTCGTGTTCTACCGGGTGGATGGTTTTCTGGAGAAAAATCGCGACTCGTTCAGTGCCGACCTGAAGGAGCTGGTAACGAAGAGCACCAACGACTATCTGGTGGCACTGTTCGGGACGGATGACTCGCTGGACACGACCAAGCGGTCGATTACGCTGTCGCTGCAGTTCAGGAATTCGCTTGACTCGCTGATGCGTACGCTTTCCTCCTGCCATCCGTACTTCATCCGCTGCATCAAGCCGAACGATATAAAGAGACCAAAG aTCATCGATAAGGCACTGTGTGTACGACAGCTTCGCTATTCGGGCATGATGGAAACGGCAAAGATAAGAAAGGCTGGATACGCCGTCCGACACACGTACCGTGAGTTTGTGCAGCGGTATCGTCACCTCGTGCCTGGCATTGGTCCCGCCCACAAGGTGGACTGTGTGCAGGCGGCGAAGGATATCTGCGCCAAGGTGCTCGTCACCATACCGGACGACTATCAGTTCGGCATGACGAAGGTGTTCCTGAAGGAAAGTCACGACTATCTGCTCGAATCGGAACGATCGCGTGTGTATCTACACTACGTAGTGCTGATTCAACGCGCCCTGCGCAAGGTCCTATTCTGGAGGTATTTGCGCCGCTACCGCCAGGCAGCGATCACGATCCAGAAGCACTGGCGAGCCCGTGGCTACCGTGCGGAGTACTTGATCATGCGCAACGGCTACCGGCGACTACAATCGGTCATCAAATCGCGCACCCAAACGTACGCCTTCGGACGGCTGCGGGAAGCGATCGTACAACTACAGGCCCAGTGCCGTGGGTATCTAACGCGCCGCAATCTACGCGATCGTATCACCTACCGAGCGCGGCGCATGCACGAAATCATTGCGCTGCAGCGCACCGAGGAGCTACAGTTCCGCAAGTCGGGCAATGCGCGCTGGCAGGAGGACGCCGAACACAACTACTGGCTGCGGGTGGATGAGCTTAACAAGGAGATGGCGgagccgccgccaccaccaccagcaccgcccactatggtggtggtgcagccGCAGCCGAGCATTAACGTGGAGGAGGACAACAAGATCGTGGACGACGTGTTCGGGTTTCTGGAAGGTACTACGAGCCCCGAGCCGGTACCGAAGCGGAAACCATCGCTAGCC GGTGCTGACCAGCCAGAAGGAAcggatcagcagcagcaacaacaaacggtTTCTTATCGGGAGGATTTATCCGACTACAACTTTTCCAAATTTGCGGCCACCTACTTTGCGAACAATGCGTCTTATCAGTTCAGCAAGCGCAAGCTTAAATCCTCCCTGCTCGATCTGTACAGCACGGCCGATGTGATATCCGCCCAG GCTCTTTGGATCACGATTCTACGCTTTATGGGTGATATGGCGGACGCGAAGTACGAAGATGAAAGTGACGACTCCAAGCTGAAACCTGTGATGCAGCGTGTAACCGTCACGTTGGGGCGCAATTTTGCCAAGACGAAGGACTTCCAGGCATTCCAGGAAACGCTGTCCGAGCACGATCGTAAGATGATCCACCGGACGTTGAAGAAGAAGTCCAAAATCCCCGCCGAGCTGAAGTCGATCGTGGAGAACACGGAGGAAATTACGGACTATCAGGAGTTTCTGAACAGTCGCAGCAACAATCTGGACAAGCTGCACTTTATCATTGGGCATGGCATTTTGAACAAGAACTTGCGTGATGAGATTTACTGTCAGATCTGTAAGCAGCTTACCAACAACCCAACGGCCACTTCGCATGCAAAGGGATGGATCTTGCTCTCGCTGTGTGTGGGTTGTTTCCCACCGTCGGAACGGTTTGAGAAGTATCTGCGATCGTTCATAAGGGACGGTCCCGAGTTGTATGCCCCATACTGCGAGCTACGGCTTGATCGTACCCTGAAGAATGGTACACGCCGACAACCTCCATCCCTGCTGGAGCTACAGGCAACTAAAACGAAACGACCGATCAGTGTCGGTGTGATCCTGATGGATGGTAGCAAACGTACGCTGGAGACCGACTCTGCCACAACGGCCGGTGAGCTGTGCGAGAAGGTGAGCGAGCTGGTGGGATTGAAAGATTGCTTCGGCTTTTCGATCTTCATCACAATGCAGGACAAGGTGCTGTCGCTGCAGAGCGGTCGTGAGTTCTTGATGGACGCGATCTCCAACTGTGAACAGTACGCGAAAGAGCAGGGGCAGAGTGAGCGAGCGGCTGATTGGAAGATCTTCTTCCGTAAGGAACTGTTCGCCCCGTGGCACGATCCTGCCATTGATCCCATTGCAACGGAGCTGATATATGCGCAGATTGTGCGTGGCTTGAATTTGGGAGAGCTTGTCAGCAATTCGGACAAGGATTTGGCGATGCTTGCCGCGCTGCAGTACTACGCAGAGTATGGAAGTGAGATAAGCACGAAAACACTGCAGGAGAGACTGAAGGATTTCCTGCCGAAAAGTGTCCTGAGAGCGGAGACGACTCCACGCTGGATGCAGATGATCGAGAGTGCGTTCAAGAAGAGTCGATGCGTGAAGGAGTTCCTACAGCGCGGTGTTGCCAAGGAGGACATTGTGCTGTTTGCGAAGATAACATGGGGTATGATGTTTTCGCGCTTCTTCGAGGCGGTTCAGTGCAGTGGTCCATCACTAGCCGCGGCAAGCGTAATCATTGCGGTGAACTGGTCCGGGGTATACTTTGTGGATGAACAGGAGCAGGTGCTTGTGGAGCTGTCCTATCCGGAGGTGGTGCACATTAGCTGTGAGGAAGATGGGGAGACGGAAGTAGGCACATTGTATATTGGGACGATTCAGGGCGAGGAGTTTAGCTTCAAAACGTTCGACGCGAAGGTAGTGGCGGAGTTGGTGAACTTCCTGCTGGATGGGTTGAAGAAGCGCAGCATCTACGCGATCGTGGTGCAGTCGTACAAATCGGACACAACGGACGATACGGTGCTGACGCTGCTGAAGGGTGATCTGATAACGCTCGGGCAAGGGTTCACCGGTGAGTCGTTGATGGCTGAGGAGGCTACTTGGGGGTATGGTGAGAGCAATGGCAAGTCGGGCTACTTCCCAACGGAATCGATCTACATTCTACCAACGATCTTGCCTCCTTCGGGTGTTGTGCTGAACTTCTACAAG AAAGAGAATGCGATAAAGAGCAAGAAACATGCTGGACCGATCTACAACACCATTCAGAGGAAGAAGATGCACACTTTGCAGCAGTTTGCATCGAATCACTTCCGAGCCCCGATTGC GATTGTGTCCTCTTCAACAAGCATCACTAGTGTGCGCAGGACGACAGTTGAAGAGCTCTGGAAGCACACGAGGGATCCAATGAAGGCGCCACTGCTTGAACGTCTTCAAAACGATCGTGCCAAGTGCGATACTGCTGTGATGATTTTCACCCTGATTTTGAAG TACATGGGCGACCTGCCGAAAAGCCGTGAACCGATCGATGTCGCCAAAATATTCACCCCAGCAATGTCCGACGACCTGCTTCGTGATGAAGTTTACTGTCAAATGATGCGCCAGCTGACCGAAAACAAGATCCAAATCAGTGAAGAACGTGGCTGGGATCTGCTGTGGCTTGCGACGGGTGTAATGCTCCCGAGCCAACCGCTCCAGAAGGAACTGTTTCTGTTCCTGCGCACCCGCAAGCATCCGATCGCGATCGATTGTTTGCAGCGGCTGCAGAAAACGATCAAGCTGGGCGCTCGGAAGTATCCGCCGTACATTGTCGAGGTGGAAGCGATACGCTACCGTACGGTGGAGATCTACCACAAGGTTTACTTCCCGGACGATACGGACGAAGCGTTCCAGATCGAGTCGTGCACCAAGACGAAGGATTTGATACAGACCATTACTCGGCGGTTAGAGCTAAAGTCGTGCGAAGGGTTCAGTCTGTTCATCAAGGTGATGGACAAGGTACTGTCCGTGCCGGAGGATTACTTTGTGTTTGATTTCATCTACGAACTGTTGGAGTGGTTGCGCGAGACCCACCCATCGCGTACGAACGACAACCGCATCCAGTGTGAGTATCAGCTGTTCTTCATGAAGAAACTGTGGCTCGCCGTAGTGCCGGGGCGTGATCGCAATGCGGACGAGATATTCCACTTCCACCAGGAGGTGCCGAAGGTGCTGCAAGGCTACTATCAACTCACCAAGGAGCAGGTGGTGGATCTGGCAGCGTACATCTTCTGGGCACAGTATGAAGTGTCCGATCTGGCATTGCTTAGCAAGAGCTTCCACGACTTCCTGCCCGTACTGATAGCGAAGGATGCGGAACGGCTGCAGAAGCTAGATCACTGGAAGCGTGATATCGTTGCGAAGATTGACTCGGTCAAGGGAATCACCGTGAGCGAAGCGAAGCTAGCCTTCTTGAAGATCATGCAACAATTCCCAATGTTTGGCTCAACGTTCTTCGTGGTAAACCAAGCGACTGATCAGAACCTACCAGCGATGCTGCTGATAGCGATCAATCGCACCGGCTTCCATCTGATCGATCCACACACAAAGGAGGTGCTGCAGAGCTACAGCTACACCGAGCTAAACTTCTGGAGCTCGGGCAATACGTACTTCCACGTGAAGTTTGGCAGCTTGATGGGATCGACCAAGCTGCTGCTAGAAACGAAGCAAGGGTACAAGATGGATGAACTGCTGGCGTCCTACATACGCCACTTTAAAGCGCAAGCTCAACGAAACTAG